Proteins from a single region of Chrysemys picta bellii isolate R12L10 chromosome 9, ASM1138683v2, whole genome shotgun sequence:
- the LOC135973651 gene encoding uncharacterized protein LOC135973651 codes for MGNGNSPCLPDSNPVIPTEQRCELISTDDHAELISRGDHEVPESQKSSSMDRMGAAYVSPSQRLAKIRRQKKTRTRDEMFSELMLSSHTDRGQQNAWRQTMSECRKAQYEREERCWAEESKWRAEDDRWHQLVDRRQELMLRLLEVQTHMLQRMVELQERQQEHRPLLQLLCNQQPSSPSSIASSPRCPRTQWGGLPAPSNSTPEDCPSNRRLVFNKF; via the exons cgttgcgagctgatcagcacagatgaccatgcagagctcatcagcagaggtgaccatgaagtcccagaatcacaaaagagctccagcatggatcgaatgggag ctgcatatgtttctccttcccagaggctagcgaagattagaaggcaaaaaaaaacccgCACGcgggatgaaatgttctctgagctcatgctgtcctcccacactgacagaggacagcagaatgcatggaggcagacaatgtcggagtgcaggaaagcacaatatgaacgcgaggagaggtgctgggctgaagagagtaagtggcgggctgaagatgatcgGTGGCATCAGCTTGTTGACAGAAGGCAGGAGTTAATGCTCAGACTGCTGGAGGTTCAAActcatatgctccagcgtatggttgagctgcaggaaaggcagcaggagcacagaccgctgctacagctcctgtgtaaccaacagccctcctccccaagttccatagcctcctcacccagatgcccaagaacgcagtgggggggcctcccagcacccagcaactccaccccagaggattgcccaagcaacagaaggctggtattcaataagttttaa